One genomic window of Arachis hypogaea cultivar Tifrunner chromosome 8, arahy.Tifrunner.gnm2.J5K5, whole genome shotgun sequence includes the following:
- the LOC112705397 gene encoding uncharacterized protein, producing MNADVTEVANVLANQQPFQEPSFMRSLDLEAMHAPEFPQYMNAVELPIVMDGEFTVGMEFSSREAVIKAMKDYTIRRGVDYRVYESEPTTFYAKCTQYGAGCDWLIRVTKMQKKYCWEIRRNNGSHTCTRSSISQDHSKLDSKTVAEAIKPMVEVDPSIKVKSVIAEVQSKFNYTISYRKAWLAKQKVVESIFGGWEALYEALPIWFEAMCHKEPSAVVHFETMPAYQGDDLVPDICVLHRVFWSYYPCIRAFRHCKPVVQVDGTHLYGNYKGCLLVAVSQDGNNNIVPIAFAIVEGETSEASAIARSNGAWSPPRAFHMFCIRHIESNFLRKFKAPNLQKLIVNIGYSRTIREYQMRYERLREWGEAYTNWLDRIPREQCALAFDGGYRWGHMTTNLVECIKSVLKGARNLPVTALVKATFYRLNELFTRKRAEAEARINAGHVFSELVTCKLHANQRAAGNIQVSCFDRENEVFEVREMPSGVEYAVDLRRQRCDCGEFQVDRISCRHVFACCANQRLDWQVYVHDVYKMDQV from the exons ATGAACGCAGATGTGACGGAGGTGGCCAATGTATTAGCAAACCAACAACCGTTTCAAGAGCCTTCTTTCATGCGGTCGTTGGATTTGGAGGCTATGCAtgcaccggagtttcctcaatacATGAATGCAG TTGAGCTTCCTATTGTGATGGATGGGGAATTCACGGTTGGAATGGAATTCAGTTCAAGAGAGGCAGTAATCAAGGCGATGAAGGATTATACCATCCGTAGAGGTGTAGACTACAGGGTGTATGAGTCAGAACCGACGACATTCTATGCTAAATGTACACAATATGGTGCAGGTTGTGATTGGCTGATCCGGGTTACCAAAATGCAGAAGAAGTACTGTTGGGAGATAAGAAGGAACAATGGTAGTCACACTTGTACTCGATCTAGTATTTCTCAAGACCATTCGAAATTGGATTCCAAGACAGTTGCAGAAGCAATTAAGCCGATGGTAGAGGTTGACCCATCTATAAAGGTGAAATCAGTCATTGCGGAAGTACAGTCGAAGTTTAACTACACCATCAGTTATCGCAAAGcatggttggcaaagcagaaggtGGTGGAGTCAATCTTCGGGGGTTGGGAAGCATTGTACGAAGCCTTGCCCATATGGTTTGAGGCTATGTGTCACAAGGAGCCGTCAGCGGTGGTTCACtttgagactatgcctgcataCCAGGGAGATGATTTGGTTCCTGATATCTGTGTACTGCACcgagtcttctggagttattacccttgtATAAGGGCATTCAGACATTGCAAGCCAGttgtgcaggtggacgggactCATTTGTATGGAAATTACAAGGGTTGTTTATTGGTAGCAGTTTCACAAGATGGAAATAACAATATTGTCCCAATTGCATTTGCCatagtggagggagagacttctgagGC GTCAGCTATTGCTCGCAGTAATGGGGCTTGGTCTCCTCCTAGAGCTTTCCATATGTTTTGTATCAGGCATATTGAGTCAAATTTCTTGAGGAAGTTCAAGGCACCTAACCTGCAGAAGCTTATCGTCAATATCG GATATTCAAGGACGATTCGAGAGTACCAAATGCGCTATGAACGACTACGCGAATGGGGTGAAGCTTACACCAACTGGCTTGACAGGATCCCGCGTGAGCAGTGTGCGTTGGCATTTGATGGTGGATATAGATGGGGTCACATGACCACCAACCTTGTGGAGTGCATCAAATCTGTTTTGAAGGGGGCTCGCAATCTCCCAGTCACCGCCCTTGTGAAGGCTACATTTTACAGACTGAATGAGTTGTTCACTAGGAAGAGAGCCGAGGCTGAGGCTCGCATTAATGCTGGGCATGTGTTCTCTGAGCTTGTGACCTGTAAGTTGCATGCCAACCAACGAGCAGCAGGAAATATACAGGTTAGTTGCTTCGACAGAGAAAATGAAGTCTTTGAAGTACGTGAGATGCCTAGTGGGGTTGAGTATGCAGTTGACCTACGCCGACAGCGTTGCGACTGTGGTGAATTCCAGGTTGATAGAATTTCGTGTCGACATGTGTTTGCTTGCTGTGCAAATCAGCGGTTGGACTGGCAAGTGTACGTTCATGACGTTTACAAAATGGACCAAGTTTGA
- the LOC112707614 gene encoding hydroxyproline O-arabinosyltransferase RDN2 — protein sequence MGRTSPLLIIFLVLGSSFATYNVVTMLIRYGSSEGVAFSDGLLLFDPIIEMPAHAKNRKVSKAPFHVALTATDAPYNKWQCRIMYYWYKRQKNMPGSEMGGFTRILHSGKPDNLMDEIPTVVVDPLPAGMDRGYIVLNRPWAFVQWLEKATIEEEYVLMAEPDHIFVRPLPNLAYGGHPAAFPFFYITPEKNEKIIRKFFPEEHGPVTNVDPIGNSPVIIRKDLIEKIAPTWMNVSLKMKEDPETDKAFGWVLEMYAYAVASALHGVRHILRKDFMLQPPWDLSTENKFIIHYTYGCDYNMKGELTYGKIGEWRFDKRSHLRGPPPRNLPLPPPGVPESVVTLVKMVNEASANIPNWDTT from the exons ATGGGACGAACTTCACCATTACTTATCATTTTTTTGGTTCTTGGTTCGTCCTTTGCCACGTATAATGTGGTAACGATGCTAATCCGCTATGGATCTTCAGAAGGTGTGGCCTTTAGTGATGGTTTGTTGTTGTTTGATCCCATCATTGAGATGCCTGCACATGCAAAGAATCGGAAGGTGTCTAAGGCACCTTTTCATGTCGCCCTAACGGCTACTGATGCTCCATACAACAAATGGCAATGCCGCATCATGTATTACTGGTATAAAAGGCAAAAGAACATGCCTGGGTCAGAGATGGGAGGATTCACTAGAATTCTACATTCTGGAAAGCCAGACAACTTGATGGATGAAATTCCCACTGTTGTGGTAGATCCTCTTCCAGCTGGTATGGACAGG GGATACATTGTTCTAAATAGACCATGGGCCTTTGTACAGTGGCTGGAAAAGGCAACTATCGAGGAAGA ATATGTGTTAATGGCAGAGCCTGATCACATATTTGTACGTCCCTTACCCAATTTGGCATATGGAGGACATCCAGCTGCTTTCCCATTCTTTTACATCACGCCTGAGAAGAATGAAAAAATCATAAGGAAGTTTTTTCCTGAGGAGCATGGACCAGTTACAAATGTAGATCCAATTGGCAATTCTCCTGTAATTATCAGGAAG gatttgattgaaaagattgccCCCACATGGATGAACGTGTCTTTGAAAATGAAAGAGGATCCAGAGACTGATAAAGCTTTTGGATGGGTGCTCGAAAT GTATGCTTATGCTGTAGCTTCTGCACTGCATGGAGTGCGCCATATTCTGCGTAAAGACTTCATGCTACAG CCCCCATGGGATCTCTCAACTGAGAACAAGTTCATAATTCACTATACTTACGGATGTGATTACAATATGAag GGTGAGTTGACATATGGTAAAATTGGTGAGTGGAGATTTGACAAAAGGTCTCATCTACGAGGACCTCCACCGAGGAACTTGCCCTTACCTCCACCAGGGGTTCCTGAAAGTGTG GTGACCCTAGTGAAGATGGTGAACGAGGCAAGTGCTAACATCCCCAATTGGGACACAacgtaa